From the Flavobacterium galactosidilyticum genome, one window contains:
- the fabV gene encoding enoyl-ACP reductase FabV: MIIEPRMRGFICTTSHPDGCAQNVKNQIAYIKSKGAIDGAKKVLVIGGSTGFGLASRITSAFGSNAATIGVFFEKEPAEGKTASPGWYNSAAFETEAHKAGIYAKSINGDAFSNEIKKQTLDLIKADLGQVDLVIYSLASPVRMNPETGVLHRSVLKPIGDVFTNKTVDFHSGKVSEISIQPSGEGDIENTVAVMGGEDWSMWIDALQAENLLAAGATTVAYSYIGPSLTEAVYRKGTIGRAKDHLEATAFAITEKLANINGKAFVSVNKALVTQASSAIPVIPLYISLLYKIMKEEGIHEGCIEQIQRLYQDRLYAGTEVPVDEKGRIRIDDLEMRADVQEKVAKLWNVAVTENLAEIGDLEGYRKDFYNLFGFDVEGVDYNTETNEVVNIESIA; this comes from the coding sequence ATGATTATAGAACCTAGAATGAGAGGATTTATTTGCACTACATCTCACCCGGACGGATGCGCGCAAAATGTTAAAAATCAGATAGCATATATAAAATCTAAAGGAGCTATTGACGGCGCAAAAAAGGTATTAGTAATTGGAGGATCAACCGGTTTTGGTCTAGCTTCTAGAATTACAAGTGCTTTTGGATCTAATGCAGCAACGATAGGTGTGTTTTTTGAAAAAGAACCTGCTGAAGGTAAAACGGCTTCACCTGGTTGGTATAATTCTGCTGCTTTTGAAACAGAAGCTCATAAAGCTGGAATCTATGCAAAAAGTATTAATGGAGATGCTTTTTCAAATGAAATAAAAAAACAAACACTAGACTTAATTAAAGCTGATTTAGGTCAGGTTGATTTAGTAATATATAGTTTGGCTTCGCCAGTTCGTATGAATCCTGAAACAGGAGTTTTGCATCGTTCAGTTTTGAAACCAATAGGAGATGTGTTTACTAACAAAACTGTTGATTTTCACTCAGGGAAAGTTTCTGAAATATCGATTCAACCAAGTGGTGAGGGAGATATAGAAAACACGGTTGCTGTAATGGGCGGTGAAGATTGGTCAATGTGGATTGATGCTTTACAAGCTGAAAATTTATTAGCTGCAGGTGCTACAACGGTTGCTTATTCTTATATAGGGCCATCATTAACCGAAGCAGTTTATAGAAAGGGAACAATAGGACGCGCTAAAGATCATCTTGAAGCTACAGCATTTGCAATTACTGAAAAATTAGCTAACATTAATGGTAAAGCATTCGTTTCAGTGAATAAAGCATTAGTTACTCAAGCAAGTTCTGCAATTCCAGTTATTCCGTTGTATATATCATTATTGTATAAAATAATGAAAGAAGAAGGAATTCATGAAGGTTGTATTGAGCAAATTCAGCGTTTGTATCAAGATAGATTGTATGCTGGTACTGAAGTTCCTGTTGATGAAAAGGGAAGAATCCGTATTGATGATTTAGAAATGCGTGCTGATGTTCAGGAGAAAGTTGCTAAATTATGGAATGTAGCTGTTACCGAAAACTTAGCTGAAATAGGCGATTTAGAAGGATACAGAAAAGATTTCTACAATCTATTTGGTTTTGATGTTGAAGGAGTGGATTATAACACAGAGACAAACGAAGTAGTAAATATTGAAAGCATAGCGTAA
- the recN gene encoding DNA repair protein RecN: MITSLSIKNYALIEKLSIDFSKGFSTITGETGAGKSIILGAIGLVLGKRADLTSLKNKEEKCIIEAHFEIGKYNLLPFFEVNDLDYDAETIIRREILPSGKSRAFINDSPVNLQELQELSLFLIDIHSQQQTQELSDENVQFKIIDAISNNKETILEYHTLLKSYKADKSKLNELLKKLSESKKEQEYNTFLLDELVAAQLKSGEQEILEADFEKLNNVETIKESIDKALAIANEEQIGVMNNLKEIKVSLQKIASFSTDYSSLLERISSVTIEFDDIAAEMNRCSDKLINDPEQLDLISQKLQVIYNLQKKHQVSSVDELLQIQNNLENLVLELENIDEEIVVLTSSIDQNRIELDQYSEIIHSNRLQAIPVLSNKLISILETLGMPNVRFKIDVSSSETYFLNGKDELQFLFSANKGTDFGLLKKVASGGEMSRIMLAVKAILAQYSKLPTLIFDEIDTGVSGEIAIRMGEIMKEMSAEMQIFAITHLPQIAAKGDAHFKVSKSTVGDDTQSELKLLSEEERVVEIAQMLSGTIVSESALNHAKALLN; this comes from the coding sequence ATGATAACGTCACTTTCGATAAAAAACTATGCATTAATTGAAAAATTGTCAATTGATTTTTCCAAAGGTTTTTCTACTATTACTGGAGAAACAGGCGCTGGAAAATCGATTATTTTAGGTGCAATTGGACTTGTATTGGGAAAGAGAGCCGACTTAACTTCTTTAAAAAACAAAGAGGAAAAATGTATTATTGAAGCGCATTTTGAGATAGGGAAATACAATCTTTTACCATTTTTTGAAGTTAATGATTTAGATTATGATGCTGAAACTATCATCAGACGTGAGATTCTTCCTTCGGGTAAATCAAGAGCATTTATAAATGATAGTCCAGTAAATCTTCAAGAACTTCAAGAATTGAGTTTGTTTTTAATAGATATACATTCGCAACAGCAAACCCAAGAACTTTCAGATGAAAATGTGCAGTTCAAGATTATTGATGCCATTTCTAATAATAAAGAAACGATATTAGAATATCATACACTTCTAAAAAGCTATAAAGCTGATAAGTCTAAATTGAACGAGTTGCTTAAAAAGCTTAGCGAATCTAAGAAAGAGCAAGAGTACAATACGTTTTTATTAGACGAATTGGTTGCAGCGCAATTAAAATCAGGGGAACAAGAGATTTTAGAAGCTGATTTTGAGAAATTGAATAATGTAGAAACGATCAAAGAATCTATTGATAAAGCTTTGGCTATAGCCAATGAAGAGCAGATAGGAGTAATGAATAATCTGAAAGAAATTAAAGTTTCACTGCAAAAAATCGCTTCTTTTTCCACAGATTATAGCTCGTTGTTAGAGAGAATTTCAAGCGTAACGATTGAATTTGATGATATTGCTGCAGAAATGAATCGCTGTTCGGACAAGCTTATCAATGATCCTGAACAATTAGATTTAATTAGTCAAAAGTTACAAGTTATTTATAATTTGCAAAAAAAGCATCAAGTTAGTTCAGTTGATGAATTGTTGCAAATTCAAAATAACCTAGAAAATTTAGTTTTAGAACTTGAAAATATCGACGAGGAAATCGTTGTACTGACAAGTAGTATAGATCAGAATAGAATAGAATTAGATCAATATTCAGAGATAATTCATAGCAATAGATTACAAGCGATTCCAGTTTTATCAAATAAATTAATTTCAATTTTAGAAACATTGGGAATGCCAAATGTTCGATTTAAAATTGATGTTTCTTCCAGCGAAACTTATTTTCTAAACGGAAAAGATGAACTTCAATTTTTATTTTCGGCAAATAAAGGGACTGATTTTGGCTTACTTAAAAAAGTTGCTTCTGGTGGAGAAATGTCACGAATTATGTTGGCTGTTAAAGCTATATTGGCACAGTATTCAAAATTACCAACATTAATTTTTGATGAAATAGACACGGGTGTTTCTGGGGAAATTGCAATTAGAATGGGAGAAATAATGAAGGAAATGAGTGCCGAAATGCAAATTTTTGCCATCACGCATTTGCCTCAAATCGCTGCTAAAGGTGATGCGCATTTCAAAGTATCTAAATCTACTGTTGGTGACGACACACAATCAGAACTAAAGTTATTGAGCGAGGAGGAAAGAGTAGTGGAAATTGCGCAAATGTTGTCAGGAACTATTGTTTCTGAATCCGCCTTAAATCATGCAAAAGCCTTGCTCAACTAA
- a CDS encoding DUF4835 family protein yields MNKLFTLLLLFTIGIAQAQQLNCTVTVDAQRLGATNQKVYKTLETSISEFVNKTDWTGTSVKQNEKINCSMYITISAMNSDQFTATIQVQSSRPIYNSSYSSPVLNFNDKDFNFRYTEFENLQFNPNTFDSNLVSVLAFYSNLIIAMDSDTFVLESGTPNFEIAQNIANVAQQGGSIGWSQSDGYQTRYFLINDLLSPTFKLVRAAAFEYHSGLDLMTKDLKMAKEKIKTSIEKLSNLNALRPNAFLTRVFLDAKSDEIVSIFSGGPSITVSDLTENLNSISPLNSSKWAMIKY; encoded by the coding sequence ATGAATAAATTATTTACTTTATTGCTACTTTTTACTATTGGAATCGCTCAAGCGCAGCAACTTAATTGTACGGTGACAGTCGATGCACAGCGATTAGGAGCTACAAACCAAAAAGTGTATAAGACTTTAGAAACTTCAATAAGTGAGTTTGTTAATAAAACTGATTGGACAGGAACTAGTGTAAAACAAAATGAAAAAATTAATTGCTCGATGTATATCACTATCTCTGCAATGAATTCCGATCAATTTACAGCTACGATTCAAGTACAATCTTCTAGACCAATTTATAATTCGTCGTATTCGTCCCCGGTATTAAATTTTAATGATAAAGATTTTAATTTTAGATATACGGAATTTGAAAATCTTCAATTTAATCCCAACACTTTTGATTCAAATCTTGTTTCAGTGTTAGCTTTTTATAGTAATTTAATAATAGCAATGGATTCAGATACATTCGTTCTAGAATCTGGAACTCCTAATTTTGAAATTGCGCAAAATATTGCTAATGTTGCCCAACAAGGCGGTTCAATAGGATGGAGTCAAAGTGATGGTTATCAAACACGTTATTTTTTGATAAATGATCTCCTATCGCCAACATTTAAACTAGTTAGAGCTGCTGCTTTCGAATACCATTCAGGCTTGGATCTGATGACTAAGGATTTGAAAATGGCTAAAGAAAAAATAAAAACTTCAATAGAGAAGCTATCAAATCTAAATGCTTTACGACCTAATGCGTTTTTAACACGTGTATTTCTTGATGCTAAATCAGATGAAATAGTTTCTATATTTTCTGGTGGACCTAGTATTACTGTGTCTGACTTAACAGAAAATTTGAATAGTATTTCTCCGTTGAACTCGAGCAAATGGGCGATGATAAAATATTAA
- the coaBC gene encoding bifunctional phosphopantothenoylcysteine decarboxylase/phosphopantothenate--cysteine ligase CoaBC: protein MSVLSGKKILLGISGGIAAYKTASLVRLFIKAGAHVQVIMTPASKDFITPLTLSTLSKNPVFSSFYNQDDENEKWNNHVELALWADLMIIAPATANTLSKMTNGSCDNLLIATYLSAKCPVYFAPAMDLDMYKHASTIANFTLLNQYGNIMIPAESGELASGLSGEGRMAEPEHIVAFIEDDLNRKLPLKGKKILITAGPTYEAIDPVRFVGNHSSGKMGFDIASSAASLGASVILISGPTHCKVSNSLINIIPVISAEEMYQACHQFYADVDVVIAAAAVADYKPKNVALQKIKKAADSFVIELEKTKDILTSLGLEKKNQFLIGFALETENEIENAKLKIQKKNLDLIVLNSLQDEGAGFGKATNKVTFIDKNFFVEEMELKSKEAVADDILSKIMKHFEM, encoded by the coding sequence ATGTCAGTTTTAAGCGGTAAGAAAATTTTACTAGGAATTTCTGGTGGAATTGCAGCGTATAAAACAGCATCATTAGTACGACTTTTCATAAAAGCAGGTGCACATGTCCAGGTGATAATGACACCTGCTTCTAAGGATTTTATAACTCCACTTACGTTATCTACCTTATCTAAAAACCCTGTTTTTTCCAGTTTTTACAATCAGGATGACGAAAATGAAAAATGGAACAATCATGTTGAATTAGCACTTTGGGCTGATTTAATGATAATTGCTCCAGCTACAGCAAATACCTTGTCTAAAATGACAAATGGCAGCTGTGACAATCTTTTAATTGCTACTTATTTATCAGCTAAATGTCCCGTTTATTTTGCGCCTGCAATGGATTTAGACATGTATAAACATGCCTCTACAATCGCTAATTTTACTTTACTAAATCAATATGGTAATATCATGATCCCTGCTGAAAGTGGCGAATTAGCAAGCGGATTATCTGGTGAAGGAAGAATGGCTGAACCCGAACATATTGTGGCTTTTATTGAAGATGATTTAAATAGAAAACTACCTCTTAAAGGAAAAAAAATACTGATCACTGCTGGTCCTACATACGAAGCAATCGATCCTGTGCGTTTTGTAGGAAATCATTCTTCGGGTAAAATGGGTTTTGATATAGCGAGTAGTGCAGCAAGTTTAGGAGCTTCAGTAATTTTAATTTCTGGACCTACACATTGTAAAGTTTCAAATTCGCTCATTAATATTATTCCAGTAATTTCTGCCGAGGAAATGTATCAAGCTTGTCATCAGTTTTATGCTGATGTTGATGTTGTAATAGCTGCGGCAGCAGTTGCAGATTACAAGCCGAAAAATGTAGCGTTGCAAAAGATTAAAAAGGCTGCAGATAGTTTTGTGATCGAACTCGAAAAAACTAAAGATATCTTGACTTCGCTAGGTTTAGAAAAGAAAAATCAGTTTCTGATTGGCTTTGCATTAGAAACAGAAAATGAAATTGAGAATGCAAAGCTGAAAATCCAGAAAAAAAACCTAGATTTGATAGTTCTGAATTCATTGCAAGATGAAGGTGCTGGTTTTGGAAAAGCGACTAATAAAGTTACTTTTATTGATAAGAATTTCTTTGTCGAAGAGATGGAATTAAAATCTAAAGAAGCAGTTGCTGATGATATTCTAAGCAAAATAATGAAGCATTTTGAAATGTAA
- a CDS encoding DNA-directed RNA polymerase subunit omega translates to MDLKKTNAPVNTITYNKTVIEEPTGNVYEAITIMAKRANQINSEIKKELTEKLEEFATYNDSLEEVFENKEQIEVSKFYEKLPKPHALAVQEWLDGKIYHRDSNK, encoded by the coding sequence ATGGATTTAAAAAAGACGAATGCTCCAGTAAATACAATAACATACAATAAAACTGTTATTGAAGAACCTACTGGTAATGTGTATGAAGCGATAACCATTATGGCTAAAAGAGCAAACCAAATCAACTCTGAAATCAAAAAAGAATTGACAGAGAAATTGGAAGAATTTGCTACATATAATGACAGTCTTGAAGAAGTTTTTGAAAATAAAGAACAAATTGAGGTTTCTAAATTTTACGAAAAGTTACCTAAACCACACGCTTTAGCGGTTCAAGAATGGTTAGATGGTAAAATCTACCACAGAGATTCTAATAAATAA
- a CDS encoding outer membrane protein assembly factor BamD, translating to MKKIISLLLLVAVFSSCNEYQKALKSEDVAVKFDMATKLYDAGKYSKAIRIFEQIAPAYRGKPQAEKLFYMFAQSYYRTKQYTLSGYQFESFVSGYPKSEKQQEAAYLGAKSYSMLSPVYSLDQTDTNKALDKLQTFIDNYPQTEYLVEANATVKALSEKLEKKVFENAKGYNTISDFKSAIVALDNFVADYPGTPFKEDALFYKLDSAYQLGINSIPSKMEERLLVAKAAQASLMKFNAETKYKKVADEMLVRIEKDLQKFTK from the coding sequence ATGAAAAAAATAATATCTCTATTACTTCTTGTTGCGGTCTTTAGTTCTTGCAACGAGTACCAAAAAGCATTAAAATCCGAAGATGTAGCTGTCAAGTTTGATATGGCTACTAAATTATACGATGCTGGTAAATATTCTAAAGCGATTCGTATTTTTGAACAAATTGCTCCAGCTTACAGAGGAAAACCTCAAGCGGAAAAATTGTTTTACATGTTTGCTCAATCGTATTACAGAACAAAACAATACACACTTTCAGGTTATCAGTTTGAAAGTTTTGTTTCTGGATATCCTAAAAGTGAAAAACAACAAGAAGCTGCATATTTAGGTGCAAAAAGTTATTCTATGTTGTCTCCAGTTTATAGTTTAGATCAAACTGATACAAACAAAGCATTAGATAAATTACAAACATTTATTGATAACTATCCGCAAACAGAATATTTAGTTGAAGCTAATGCAACTGTAAAAGCGCTAAGTGAAAAACTAGAAAAGAAAGTGTTCGAAAATGCCAAGGGATACAATACGATATCTGATTTTAAATCAGCTATTGTTGCCTTAGATAATTTTGTTGCTGATTATCCTGGAACACCTTTCAAAGAAGATGCATTGTTTTACAAATTAGATTCTGCCTATCAGTTAGGGATAAATAGTATTCCTTCAAAAATGGAAGAGCGTTTACTTGTTGCTAAAGCAGCTCAAGCAAGTTTGATGAAGTTTAATGCAGAAACAAAATACAAAAAAGTAGCTGACGAAATGTTAGTACGAATAGAAAAAGATTTACAAAAATTTACTAAATAA
- the dapA gene encoding 4-hydroxy-tetrahydrodipicolinate synthase — translation MQSLIGTGVALVTPFKKDFSIDTEALKRIVNFSIDGGIEYLVVMGTTAENATLSSEEKEFVIRTVIEANNGSLPLVLGVGGNNTMEVVKELKTRDLSKFAAILSVSPYYNKPTQEGIYQHFKAVAEASPIPVILYNVPGRTSSNMLPATVLRLANDFKNVVAIKEAAGDIVQAMQIIKNKPKDFLVLSGDDMIALPMILAGGSGVISVIGQGFPKEFSEMIRLGLNKKVDEAFKYQYLLSDSIDMIFEQGNPAGIKQVFVSLGICEKTVRLPLVSVDDSLAARIDQFVKNIDK, via the coding sequence ATGCAATCATTAATAGGAACAGGTGTTGCTCTTGTAACTCCATTTAAAAAAGATTTTTCAATTGATACTGAAGCATTAAAAAGAATTGTAAATTTTTCAATCGATGGCGGAATTGAGTACCTTGTCGTAATGGGAACAACTGCTGAAAATGCAACGTTGTCATCAGAAGAAAAAGAATTTGTTATCCGTACTGTAATTGAAGCTAATAATGGTAGTTTACCATTAGTTTTAGGAGTAGGAGGTAACAACACTATGGAAGTGGTCAAAGAATTAAAAACAAGAGATTTGTCTAAATTTGCTGCAATTCTTTCTGTTTCGCCTTATTATAACAAGCCAACTCAAGAAGGAATTTATCAGCATTTTAAAGCTGTTGCTGAGGCATCTCCAATTCCGGTAATTTTGTATAATGTTCCGGGACGTACATCAAGCAATATGTTACCTGCAACCGTTTTGCGTTTAGCTAATGATTTCAAAAATGTAGTGGCTATTAAGGAAGCTGCTGGTGATATTGTTCAAGCTATGCAAATAATAAAGAATAAACCAAAAGATTTTCTTGTACTTTCAGGAGATGATATGATTGCTTTGCCAATGATATTAGCGGGTGGATCCGGTGTAATTTCAGTTATTGGGCAAGGTTTTCCCAAAGAGTTTTCAGAAATGATACGCTTAGGTTTAAATAAGAAAGTGGATGAAGCATTCAAATACCAATACCTTTTATCCGATTCTATCGATATGATTTTTGAGCAGGGAAACCCAGCTGGAATCAAGCAAGTGTTTGTATCACTAGGAATTTGCGAGAAAACTGTTCGCTTGCCATTAGTGAGTGTCGACGATTCATTAGCAGCTAGAATAGACCAGTTTGTTAAAAATATCGATAAATAA
- a CDS encoding DUF6913 domain-containing protein: MKNLENNFSANAIEKVGLLIDATTFIETEQLIKKLIAIGFSRDNIHTIVYADKIKKSEAASYFAFNANSIKWDGGIIKHEINSFINEEFDLLISYYDIERAILLKITHDSKAHFKVGFSSIDKRLNHFMINSTSNNHAVFVNELFKYLKLLNKI, translated from the coding sequence TTGAAAAATTTAGAAAATAATTTTTCAGCTAATGCTATTGAAAAAGTTGGTTTATTGATCGACGCCACTACTTTTATAGAAACAGAACAATTGATTAAAAAGTTGATAGCCATTGGTTTTTCTCGAGATAATATCCATACAATTGTATACGCTGATAAAATTAAGAAAAGTGAGGCAGCAAGCTACTTTGCATTTAATGCTAATAGTATAAAATGGGATGGAGGAATTATAAAGCACGAGATCAATTCCTTTATAAACGAAGAATTTGATCTTTTAATTAGTTATTACGACATCGAAAGAGCGATTCTATTGAAAATTACTCATGATTCTAAAGCACATTTTAAAGTAGGTTTTTCGTCAATTGACAAAAGGTTAAATCATTTTATGATTAATAGTACAAGTAATAATCATGCTGTTTTTGTAAATGAATTATTCAAATATTTAAAATTATTAAACAAAATATAA
- a CDS encoding 5'-nucleotidase C-terminal domain-containing protein produces MVNLKKYNYVFKLFVIFLTLLFVVSCSKQNYNVTKIAGKRIPITEKENQVPQIENFIKPYREHINKDLDSNLAYCPITLDKSGKWQSTIGNLMADVSLMRGNLVFEERENKKIDICLLNSGGIRSILPKGNITARNAFEIMPFENSMVVIALRGEQISEMVDFLIADKKPHPLSGITFTIDKNNQSKNILVQGKPLQKETVYYVGTNDYLSDGGDNMNFFKKAIKKYDLDYKLRNILIDYFKQVDTIPVITDIRITVE; encoded by the coding sequence ATGGTAAATCTAAAAAAGTATAATTACGTTTTTAAACTTTTTGTTATATTCTTAACACTTTTGTTTGTTGTCTCTTGTAGTAAACAAAATTATAATGTTACTAAAATAGCAGGAAAACGCATTCCGATTACTGAAAAAGAAAATCAAGTTCCTCAAATAGAGAATTTTATCAAACCGTATAGAGAACACATTAATAAGGATCTAGACAGCAATCTTGCTTATTGCCCAATTACACTTGATAAAAGTGGCAAATGGCAATCAACTATCGGTAATCTAATGGCCGATGTGTCGCTTATGCGAGGTAATCTTGTTTTTGAAGAAAGAGAAAACAAGAAAATTGATATTTGCTTGCTCAATAGCGGCGGAATTCGATCTATACTTCCAAAAGGAAATATTACAGCGAGAAATGCTTTTGAGATTATGCCTTTTGAAAACAGCATGGTTGTTATTGCTTTGAGAGGAGAGCAAATAAGTGAAATGGTTGATTTTTTAATTGCAGATAAAAAACCACATCCTCTATCTGGAATAACTTTTACTATTGATAAAAACAATCAGTCTAAGAATATTTTAGTTCAAGGAAAACCACTTCAAAAAGAGACTGTATATTATGTGGGAACAAATGATTATTTATCTGACGGAGGCGACAATATGAATTTCTTCAAAAAAGCAATTAAGAAATATGATCTAGATTACAAGTTGCGAAATATCCTTATTGACTATTTTAAACAAGTTGATACTATTCCTGTAATAACTGATATCAGAATTACTGTTGAATAA
- a CDS encoding bifunctional metallophosphatase/5'-nucleotidase, with amino-acid sequence MKRREFIEKTAASSALLSLGLSLSSFDTAKTKQLTVLHTNDVHSYIDPFPADHPRNANMGGVARRAALIESIRKENPNVLLLDAGDIFQGTPYFNYYGGELEFKLMSMMKYDASTIGNHDFDNGLQGLYAQLPHATFDFISANYDFKNTVMDGFVKPYKIFDKNGIKVGVFGLGVELQGLVDKKMYGETVYNDPVETAQDMVRILKKEQKCDLVICLSHIGYSYRNEPNKICDLNLATLTKDIDMIIGGHTHTFLDKPTVVKNLEGKDVLVNQVGCYGINLGRIDVFFDSDKNKIHEGRSIVV; translated from the coding sequence ATGAAAAGAAGAGAATTTATTGAAAAAACAGCTGCAAGTTCAGCATTATTGAGTTTAGGGCTATCCTTAAGTAGTTTTGATACTGCAAAAACAAAGCAATTAACTGTTTTACACACTAACGATGTTCACAGTTATATTGATCCGTTCCCCGCAGATCATCCCCGAAATGCTAATATGGGAGGAGTAGCGCGAAGAGCAGCACTAATTGAATCAATTCGCAAAGAAAATCCAAATGTATTACTACTGGATGCGGGTGATATTTTTCAAGGAACTCCCTATTTTAATTACTATGGCGGAGAATTAGAATTCAAATTAATGAGCATGATGAAATATGATGCATCAACAATAGGAAATCACGATTTTGATAATGGGTTGCAAGGATTGTATGCACAATTACCCCATGCTACTTTCGATTTTATTTCAGCCAATTACGATTTTAAAAATACAGTAATGGATGGTTTTGTAAAACCTTATAAAATTTTCGACAAAAACGGAATCAAAGTTGGTGTTTTTGGACTAGGAGTTGAGCTTCAAGGTTTAGTAGATAAAAAAATGTATGGCGAAACCGTATATAATGATCCCGTAGAAACGGCTCAAGATATGGTTCGCATTTTGAAGAAAGAACAAAAATGTGACTTAGTAATTTGCCTGTCTCACATTGGTTATTCTTATAGAAATGAGCCTAATAAAATATGTGATTTAAACTTAGCCACTTTGACTAAAGATATTGACATGATTATTGGTGGACATACACACACCTTTCTGGACAAACCTACAGTTGTTAAAAATCTTGAAGGCAAGGATGTTTTAGTAAATCAAGTGGGATGTTACGGAATAAACCTAGGACGTATAGACGTATTTTTTGATTCTGATAAAAACAAAATACACGAAGGACGATCAATCGTTGTCTAA